Proteins encoded within one genomic window of Oncorhynchus tshawytscha isolate Ot180627B linkage group LG02, Otsh_v2.0, whole genome shotgun sequence:
- the LOC112215735 gene encoding engulfment and cell motility protein 2 isoform X6: protein MEGIGTLARLVESGTHFGEMLAFTLTAFLELMDHGIVSWDLISLSFIKQIAGYVNQPMVDVSILQRSLAILESMVLNSHSLYHRVAQDITVGQLIGHLQVSNQEIQTYAIALINALFLKAPEDRRQEEHNNPLDQRLTEMASTLAQKHLRSIILNHVIRGNRPIKAEMAHQLYVLQVLTFNLLEERMMTKMDPSDQAQRDIIFELRRIAFDGENDPSGTEKRKAMYTKDYKMLGFTNHVNPAMDFTQTPPGMLALDNMLYLAKLHQDTYIRIVLENSSREDKHECPFGRCAIELTRMLCEILQVGELPNEGCNDYHPMFFTHDRAWEEFFCVCIQLLNKTWKEMRATAEDFNKVMQVVREQITRALAMKPSSLDHLKGKLRGLSYSEILRLRQSERMSQDDFQSPPIIELRERIQPEILELIKQQRLNRLCEGSCFRKLGNRRRQEKFWFCRLSLNHKVLHYGDLDESPQGEVPLELLTDKIPVSDIKSVVTGKDCPHMKEKSALKQNKEVLELAFSVLYDPDENLNFVAPNKYEYCVWTDGLCALLGREMGSDLTRSDLDTLISMEMKLRLLDLENIAIPEAPPPVPKEPSTYNFTYNYG, encoded by the exons ATGGAGGGCATCGGGACCCTGGCGCGCCTGGTGGAGAGCGGCACCCA CTTTGGAGAGATGCTGGCCTTCACACTCACTGCCTTCCTGGAGCTGATGGACCATGGAATAGTGTCCTGGgacctcatctctctgtctttcatcaAACAG ATTGCGGGCTATGTGAACCAGCCGATGGTGGATGTGTCAATCCTGCAGCGCTCTCTGGCCATCCTGGAGAGCATGGTCCTCAACAGCCACAGCCTCTACCACCGGGTGGCGCAGGATATCACTGTTGGACAGCTCATCGGACACCTGCAagt ATCCAATCAGGAGATCCAGACGTATGCCATCGCACTCATCAACGCCCTCTTCCTCAAGGCACCGGAGGATAGACGGCAG GAAGAGCATAATAACCCCCTGGACCAGCGGCTCACT GAGATGGCGAGCACCCTGGCCCAGAAACACCTACGATCCATCATCCTCAAT CACGTTATCCGAGGCAACAGACCAATCAAAGCCGAGATGGCGCACCAGCTCTACGTGCTGCAGGTACTGACCTTTAACCTTCTGGAGGAACGCATGATGACCAAGATGGATCCCAGCGACCAG GCCCAGAGGGACATCATTTTCGAGTTGCGCAGGATTGCGTTTGACGGGGAGAACGACCCCAGTGGCACGGAGAAGAGAAAGGCCATGTACACCAAGGACTACAAGATGCTGGGCTTCACT AACCATGTGAACCCTGCCATGGACTTTACGCAGACCCCTCCAGGGATGCTGGCCCTGGACAACATGCTCTACCTGGCCAAGCTgcaccaggacacctacatcagg ATTGTTCTGGAGAACAGCAGCCGCGAGGACAAACACGAGTGTCCTTTTGGTCGCTGTGCCATCGAGCTCACTCGTATGCTGTGTGAGATACTACAAGTGGGAGAATTGC CCAACGAGGGCTGCAATGACTACCACCCCATGTTCTTTACTCACGACCGGGCGTGGGAGGAGTTCTTCTGCGTCTGCATCCAACTGCTCAACAAGACCTGGAAGGAGATGAGGGCCACGGCTGAGGACTTCAACAAG GTGATGCAGGTGGTTCGGGAGCAGATCACCCGGGCTCTGGCCATGAAGCCCTCGTCCCTGGACCATCTGAAGGGTAAACTGCGAGGCCTCAGCTACTCTGAGATCCTGCGTCTGCGCCAGTCGGAGAGGATGAGCCAGGACGACTTCCAGTCACCACCCATTAT TGAGCTACGCGAGAGGATTCAGCCAGAGATCCTGGAGCTGATCAAGCAGCAGAGGCTCAACCGCCTGTGTGAGGGAAGCTGCTTCCGCAAGCTGGGCAACCGCCGCAGACAAG AGAAGTTCTGGTTCTGCCGCCTGTCTCTGAACCACAAGGTGCTGCACTATGGAGATCTGGACGAGTCTCCCCAGGGGGAAGTGCCCCTTGAGCTGCTCACCGACAAGA TCCCCGTGTCTGATATCAAGTCTGTGGTGACGGGGAAGGACTGCCCCCACATGAAGGAGAAGAGTGCACTGAAACAAAACAAG GAGGTTTTAGAGCTGGCCTTCTCCGTCCTGTACGATCCTGATGAGAACCTCAACTTTGTGGCCCCCAACAAATATGAG TACTGTGTCTGGACTGATGGGCTGTGTGCGTTGCTGGGCCGAGAGATGGGCAGTGACCTCACCCGC